The genomic window CCCGGCTACCCACCGCCATTATAGGCGCCGGGCCCGCCGGGCTCGCCACCGCGATTTCGCTGCAGCAGCAAGGCTATCCGTGCCCCCTGCTGCTGTTCGATGCAGGGCGGGGACTGTCCCCCCGAATAGGCGAATCCATCCCGCCGGCAGCGACACCCCCATTAAAAGACCTGTTGGGCCCCGCGGCAGCGCAGCATCTGGCGCGGCACCTGGTCTGCCCCGGCAGCATGTCGGTCTGGAACAGCGAACAGCCGGGGCACAACGACTTTCTGTATGATCTGTCAGGCCAGGGTTACCACCTGGACCGGGCCCTGTTTGAGCAGCAGCTCAGCCAGGGTGTGGACTGGCGCGGCATAGAACACTACCAGGGATACCGCCTGCTGCGCGCAGAATCCCGGGAACCGGGCTACGACCTGGTGTTTCGCACCCCGGACGCGCGCGAGGAAAGCGTCCGGGCGGGCTTCGTGGTCGATGCTACTGGCCCGGCGTCGGTGTTTGCGCGCAAAACAGGCATCGCGCGGAATCTGCTGGATGAAGTGCTGTTTGCCTGCGCGCGCTTTACCCTGCCCGACAACAGCGCTGGCCTGCAGCATTCACTTATCGAAGCGACCGCAAACGGCTGGTGGTATGGGGCACGGCTGCCGGACAATCAAATGATCCTGACACTCTGTTCGGACCGCGCGCTGATCAAGCAGCAGCGGTATCAGCAACCCTGGGCCTGGCTCGACGCACTCCAGCAGACAACCTGGCTGCGCCATCAGATTCCCGCCTGCATTAGCCAGGCGGCGGCCGAAACACTCGATATACTGTTGCGGCCGGCCTTCTCGTCGATCCTGTCCGCCGTCGCCGGCGACCGCTGGCTGGCCGTGGGCGATGCCGCCGCCTGCTATGATCCGATCTCGTCCG from Marinobacterium aestuarii includes these protein-coding regions:
- a CDS encoding NAD(P)/FAD-dependent oxidoreductase; the encoded protein is MNARDSTRLPTAIIGAGPAGLATAISLQQQGYPCPLLLFDAGRGLSPRIGESIPPAATPPLKDLLGPAAAQHLARHLVCPGSMSVWNSEQPGHNDFLYDLSGQGYHLDRALFEQQLSQGVDWRGIEHYQGYRLLRAESREPGYDLVFRTPDAREESVRAGFVVDATGPASVFARKTGIARNLLDEVLFACARFTLPDNSAGLQHSLIEATANGWWYGARLPDNQMILTLCSDRALIKQQRYQQPWAWLDALQQTTWLRHQIPACISQAAAETLDILLRPAFSSILSAVAGDRWLAVGDAAACYDPISSAGITKALLQGQQAAAAMVQYAQSGEGTALADYQDQVFADFNQYAGVRRQLYHGETRFWNAPFWRRRRGDIKDSPLART